A single Streptomyces sannanensis DNA region contains:
- a CDS encoding M1 family metallopeptidase yields the protein MKTLARPAAPVAAVLLAALTACTDGGAAGSGTAGGVKATPARVHGTAGAPGLHDPYFEDLGNGGYDVRHYALMLAYDPASGRLDGTAEITARATQDLSSFNLDLAGMRVTGATVDGRAAVVSRSGQELTLRPRDDLGKGKTFRAVVRYSGTPERITDADGTTHEGWLKTADGVIALGEPTGSMAWFPGNHHPSDKASYDITMVVPEGLKAVSNGRLVSQRSVSGRSVFHWRSDEPMASYLATVAIGKYDMKESRTPSGIPVLTAVDPTVAGQVAAEVARLPEVVEWGVKNFGPYPFSSTGVIVERAGDAAYALETQTRPVIPADGLDTTTLVHELAHEWFGDSVTPKTWRDMWLNEGFATYAEWLWSEDHGGPSAEETFLARYEQDRNASLWSFAPADPPTAASISDYPVYVRGAMVVHKVRQALGDEAFFDIVRGWTKDHRYANASTDDFTSYVEARSGQDLTEMWDTWLYGKGKPVTSR from the coding sequence CGCCGTCCTGCTCGCCGCTCTCACGGCCTGCACGGACGGCGGTGCCGCGGGGAGCGGCACCGCGGGCGGGGTGAAGGCCACTCCGGCCCGGGTGCACGGCACCGCGGGCGCTCCGGGCCTGCACGATCCGTACTTCGAGGATCTCGGCAACGGCGGTTACGACGTCCGGCACTACGCCCTGATGCTGGCCTACGACCCGGCGAGCGGCCGCCTCGACGGCACTGCCGAGATCACGGCCCGGGCCACCCAGGATCTGAGCTCCTTCAATCTCGATCTCGCCGGGATGCGGGTCACCGGTGCCACCGTCGACGGCAGGGCGGCGGTGGTGAGCCGGTCCGGGCAGGAGCTGACGCTCCGCCCGCGCGACGACCTGGGCAAGGGGAAGACGTTCCGTGCCGTCGTGCGCTACTCCGGCACCCCGGAGCGGATCACCGATGCCGACGGCACCACGCACGAGGGCTGGCTGAAGACCGCGGACGGTGTGATCGCGCTCGGTGAGCCGACCGGCTCGATGGCGTGGTTCCCGGGCAATCACCATCCGTCCGACAAGGCGTCGTACGACATCACGATGGTGGTCCCGGAGGGGCTGAAGGCGGTGTCCAACGGGCGGTTGGTGTCGCAGCGGTCGGTGTCCGGCCGTAGCGTCTTCCACTGGCGGTCGGACGAGCCGATGGCGAGCTATCTGGCGACGGTGGCCATCGGGAAGTACGACATGAAGGAGTCCCGTACGCCGTCCGGGATCCCCGTCCTCACGGCTGTGGACCCCACGGTGGCCGGGCAGGTCGCCGCGGAAGTCGCCCGTCTCCCCGAGGTCGTGGAGTGGGGTGTGAAGAACTTCGGCCCGTACCCCTTCTCCTCCACGGGGGTGATCGTCGAGCGCGCGGGCGATGCGGCGTACGCCCTGGAGACCCAGACCAGGCCGGTCATCCCGGCCGACGGCCTGGACACCACCACCCTTGTGCACGAGCTGGCCCATGAGTGGTTCGGCGACTCGGTCACGCCGAAGACCTGGCGGGACATGTGGCTCAACGAGGGTTTCGCGACGTACGCGGAGTGGCTGTGGTCGGAGGACCACGGCGGTCCCAGCGCGGAGGAGACCTTCCTGGCGCGCTACGAGCAGGACAGGAACGCGTCGTTGTGGTCGTTCGCGCCGGCCGATCCTCCGACTGCCGCGTCCATCTCCGACTATCCGGTGTACGTGCGCGGTGCGATGGTGGTCCACAAGGTCCGCCAGGCACTGGGCGACGAGGCCTTCTTCGACATCGTGCGGGGCTGGACGAAGGACCACCGGTATGCCAACGCCTCCACGGACGACTTCACGTCGTACGTGGAGGCGCGGTCGGGCCAGGACCTCACGGAGATGTGGGACACCTGGCTCTACGGCAAGGGGAAGCCGGTCACTTCACGTTGA
- a CDS encoding flavin reductase family protein codes for MLQKTPAPRSEPIPHAEGVSDDEFRAAMSRLAAGVVLVTARDPDYGPRGEDVGMTATAFMSVSLDPPLVLVSLRNGSRMDDLLAEQPLWAASMLAESQRHIAGRFAMKGRISDRLLFDDIPYTRGEISGAPLVGGALAVVECRTEQRVVAGDHTLVIARVLSVGLPSAEGGPLTYFRGRYRRLA; via the coding sequence GTGCTGCAGAAGACCCCCGCCCCCCGCTCCGAGCCGATCCCTCATGCTGAGGGGGTGAGCGACGACGAGTTCCGTGCCGCCATGTCCCGACTGGCCGCAGGCGTGGTACTGGTGACCGCCCGCGACCCCGACTACGGTCCGCGCGGCGAGGACGTGGGCATGACGGCGACCGCGTTCATGTCCGTCTCACTGGACCCGCCGCTCGTGCTCGTCAGCCTGCGGAACGGCTCCCGCATGGACGACCTGCTGGCCGAGCAGCCCCTCTGGGCCGCGTCCATGCTCGCCGAGAGCCAGCGGCACATCGCGGGCAGATTCGCCATGAAGGGCCGGATCAGCGACCGGCTGCTGTTCGACGACATCCCTTACACGCGGGGCGAGATCAGCGGAGCGCCGCTGGTCGGCGGAGCTCTGGCGGTCGTGGAATGCCGCACCGAACAGCGCGTCGTGGCCGGCGACCACACGCTGGTGATCGCCCGCGTGCTGAGTGTGGGCCTCCCGTCGGCGGAGGGCGGCCCCCTGACGTACTTCCGCGGCCGCTACCGTCGCCTCGCGTAG
- a CDS encoding TerD family protein, giving the protein MAVSLSKGGNVSLTKEAPGLTAVTVGLGWDVRTTTGTDFDLDASAIAVNAMGKVVSDGHFVFFNNKSTPDQSIVHTGDNRTGEGGGDDEQINVNLSALTPDVEKIVFPVSIYDAENRSQNFGQVRNAYIRVVNQAGGSEIARYDLSEDAATETAMVFGELYRNGAEWKFRAVGQGYASGLVGIAQDFGVNV; this is encoded by the coding sequence ATGGCTGTAAGCCTGTCCAAGGGCGGCAACGTCTCCCTCACCAAGGAGGCCCCGGGCCTGACCGCCGTCACGGTGGGCCTCGGCTGGGACGTCCGTACCACCACCGGCACCGACTTCGACCTCGACGCCTCCGCGATCGCGGTCAACGCCATGGGCAAGGTCGTGTCCGACGGTCACTTCGTCTTCTTCAACAACAAGTCGACGCCGGACCAGTCCATCGTCCACACGGGTGACAACCGCACGGGCGAGGGCGGCGGCGACGACGAGCAGATCAACGTCAACCTGTCGGCCCTGACCCCCGACGTCGAGAAGATCGTCTTCCCGGTCTCCATCTACGACGCCGAGAACCGCAGCCAGAACTTCGGCCAGGTCCGCAACGCGTACATCCGCGTCGTCAACCAGGCCGGCGGCTCCGAGATCGCCCGCTACGACCTGAGCGAGGACGCCGCCACCGAGACCGCCATGGTCTTCGGCGAGCTGTACCGCAACGGCGCCGAGTGGAAGTTCCGCGCGGTCGGCCAGGGCTACGCCTCGGGCCTGGTCGGCATCGCCCAGGACTTCGGCGTCAACGTCTGA
- a CDS encoding M4 family metallopeptidase: MVVVGVQAGTASAAAEREAGATAVPQSASQRAADIQAAQAGADTAAQEIGLDGKEKLIVRDVIKDADGTVHTRYERTYEGLPVLGGDLVVHKAKGGKLKGVSKATSAKITVPSTDAAVAAGTAKKDALAASAAADNTKAAAQSQRKVIWAATGKPALAYETVVNGLQADGTPSELHVVTDAATGKKLYEYEAVETGAGTSMYSGSVTLGTTPNGSTFDLADSGRGGHKTYDLNGGSSGTGTLFNDADDVWGDGTAANRQTAAVDAHYGAAMTWDFYKNELGRNGIANDGKAAYSRVHYGTAYVNAFWSDSCFCMTYGDGIGNTHPLTALDVAGHEMSHGLTSRTANLRYSGESGGLNEATSDIFGTSVEFFANNSSDIGDYLIGEEIDINGDGSPLRYMDQPSKDGRSADYWSKRVGRLDVHYSSGPANHFFYLLAEGSGTKTINGVTYNSPTSGNVTVTGIGRTAAYKIWYKALSTYMTSTTGYSGARTATLQAATDLYGANSTQYQAVATAWTAINVK; the protein is encoded by the coding sequence ATGGTCGTCGTCGGCGTGCAGGCCGGCACCGCGAGCGCCGCCGCCGAGCGCGAGGCCGGCGCCACCGCCGTGCCGCAGAGCGCCTCGCAGCGCGCCGCCGACATCCAGGCCGCCCAGGCCGGCGCGGACACCGCCGCCCAGGAGATCGGCCTCGACGGCAAGGAGAAGCTGATCGTCCGTGACGTCATCAAGGACGCCGACGGCACGGTCCACACCCGCTACGAGCGCACCTACGAGGGCCTCCCGGTCCTCGGCGGCGACCTCGTCGTCCACAAGGCCAAGGGCGGCAAGCTGAAGGGCGTCTCCAAGGCGACCTCCGCGAAGATCACCGTGCCGTCCACCGACGCCGCGGTCGCCGCGGGCACCGCCAAGAAGGACGCGCTCGCCGCCTCCGCCGCGGCCGACAACACCAAGGCCGCCGCCCAGTCCCAGCGCAAGGTCATCTGGGCCGCGACCGGCAAGCCGGCCCTCGCCTACGAGACCGTCGTCAACGGCCTCCAGGCCGACGGCACCCCGAGCGAGCTGCACGTCGTCACCGACGCCGCCACCGGCAAGAAGCTGTACGAGTACGAGGCCGTCGAGACCGGCGCCGGCACCAGCATGTACAGCGGCTCCGTCACCCTCGGCACCACCCCGAACGGCTCCACCTTCGACCTGGCCGACAGCGGTCGCGGCGGCCACAAGACGTACGACCTGAACGGCGGCAGCTCCGGCACCGGCACCCTGTTCAACGACGCCGACGACGTCTGGGGCGACGGCACCGCCGCCAACCGCCAGACGGCCGCCGTCGACGCCCACTACGGCGCCGCGATGACCTGGGACTTCTACAAGAACGAGCTGGGCCGCAATGGCATCGCCAACGACGGCAAGGCCGCCTACTCCCGTGTCCACTACGGCACCGCGTACGTCAACGCCTTCTGGAGCGACAGCTGCTTCTGCATGACCTACGGCGACGGTATCGGCAACACCCATCCGCTCACGGCCCTCGACGTGGCCGGCCACGAGATGAGCCACGGCCTCACCTCCCGCACCGCGAACCTGCGCTACAGCGGCGAGTCCGGCGGCCTCAACGAGGCCACCTCCGACATCTTCGGCACCTCGGTCGAGTTCTTCGCCAACAACTCCAGCGACATCGGTGACTACCTCATCGGTGAGGAGATCGACATCAACGGCGACGGCAGCCCGCTGCGCTACATGGACCAGCCCAGCAAGGACGGCCGCTCCGCCGACTACTGGTCGAAGCGCGTCGGCCGGCTCGACGTCCACTACTCGTCCGGCCCCGCCAACCACTTCTTCTACCTGCTCGCCGAGGGCAGCGGCACCAAGACCATCAACGGTGTCACCTACAACTCGCCGACCTCCGGCAATGTCACCGTCACCGGCATCGGCCGGACCGCGGCGTACAAGATCTGGTACAAGGCCCTGTCCACCTACATGACCTCGACCACCGGCTACTCGGGCGCACGCACCGCGACCCTGCAGGCGGCGACCGACCTGTACGGCGCCAACAGCACCCAGTACCAGGCCGTGGCCACGGCATGGACCGCGATCAACGTGAAGTGA
- the cdgB gene encoding diguanylate cyclase CdgB, with protein METESEPYVRLATLRQLHQAVAELNTARSLADTLKTVADGIVAGLGYELACVNLVRPDGDLVVASFAGDSAAEALITGRAGSRASWERRLTMGEAWGELRFIPHTEGWVLDGDDVPQWFIDGPDPRFEDEWHPADRLYAPMYASGGGRELLGVISVDRPRNGRLPGAWGREALQMYASQSAIAISNARLRANMQRALVRLEREQQALRASEESFRQAFEYAPSGMAIAEMGGDQHGRLLRTNDALCRLLDRPSAVMRRYSFADLVHPEDIGTLLRTSAEGGRAELRLARRDGTYVWVSLRNSVVADAADGPRFLLTHVEDIEERKRHELQLAHRASHDSLTGLPNSAELRARIGARLCERPHAVRATAAEALDAAYAGHGHGFGFDSVPGADTYDHHHVHAVAPPDENENEDEGPKGLAVLFCDLDGFKSINDRFGHNTGDAVLIEVARRLTAGVRDGDTVARLGGDEFVVLADGLGAADAADLAVRLRNAIIPPIRVDGRSVRVGASFGIGWAECGMSVENVLQSADQRMYVEKRSRSKMQRRAG; from the coding sequence ATGGAGACCGAGTCGGAGCCGTACGTCCGTCTTGCGACTCTGCGGCAGCTGCATCAGGCGGTCGCGGAGCTGAACACGGCCCGCAGCCTGGCGGACACGCTGAAGACCGTTGCCGACGGCATCGTCGCCGGGCTCGGGTACGAGCTGGCCTGCGTGAACCTCGTACGCCCCGACGGCGACCTCGTCGTCGCCTCTTTCGCCGGTGATTCCGCCGCGGAGGCCCTCATCACGGGCCGGGCCGGCTCCCGTGCCTCCTGGGAGCGCCGGCTGACCATGGGCGAGGCCTGGGGCGAGCTGCGCTTCATCCCGCACACCGAGGGCTGGGTGCTGGACGGCGACGACGTGCCGCAGTGGTTCATCGACGGTCCGGATCCGCGCTTCGAGGACGAGTGGCACCCCGCGGACCGCCTCTACGCCCCCATGTACGCCTCGGGCGGCGGCCGTGAGCTGCTGGGCGTCATCTCCGTGGACCGTCCGCGGAACGGCCGGCTCCCCGGGGCGTGGGGCCGGGAGGCGCTGCAGATGTACGCCTCCCAGTCGGCGATTGCGATCAGCAACGCCCGCCTTCGAGCAAATATGCAACGCGCCCTCGTTCGGCTGGAGCGCGAGCAGCAGGCGCTGCGGGCCAGTGAGGAGTCCTTCCGCCAGGCGTTCGAGTACGCCCCGAGCGGTATGGCGATCGCCGAGATGGGCGGCGACCAGCACGGGCGGCTGCTCAGAACCAATGACGCGCTGTGCCGGCTGCTGGACCGGCCCAGTGCGGTGATGCGGCGCTACTCCTTCGCCGACCTCGTCCACCCCGAGGACATAGGCACCCTGCTGCGTACCTCCGCCGAGGGCGGCCGGGCCGAGCTGCGGCTGGCGCGGCGCGACGGCACGTACGTCTGGGTGTCGCTGCGCAACTCCGTCGTCGCGGACGCCGCGGACGGGCCCCGGTTCCTGCTCACGCACGTCGAGGACATCGAGGAACGCAAACGGCACGAGCTCCAGCTCGCCCACCGGGCCTCGCACGACTCCCTCACCGGTCTGCCCAACAGCGCCGAGCTGCGCGCCCGGATCGGTGCCCGGCTGTGCGAGCGTCCGCACGCCGTGCGGGCGACCGCGGCGGAGGCCCTGGACGCGGCGTACGCGGGCCACGGCCATGGCTTCGGCTTCGACTCGGTGCCCGGAGCGGACACCTACGACCACCATCATGTGCACGCCGTCGCCCCGCCGGACGAGAACGAGAACGAGGACGAGGGCCCCAAGGGTCTCGCCGTGCTCTTCTGCGACCTGGACGGCTTCAAGTCGATCAACGACCGGTTCGGGCACAACACCGGCGACGCCGTACTGATCGAGGTCGCGCGCCGGCTCACCGCCGGCGTCCGGGACGGGGACACCGTGGCCCGGCTCGGCGGCGACGAGTTCGTCGTGCTCGCGGACGGTCTCGGCGCGGCCGACGCCGCCGACCTGGCCGTACGGCTGCGGAACGCGATCATCCCGCCCATAAGGGTCGACGGGCGTTCGGTCCGGGTCGGCGCCAGCTTCGGCATCGGCTGGGCGGAGTGCGGCATGTCCGTCGAGAACGTGCTGCAGTCGGCCGATCAGCGGATGTACGTCGAGAAGCGGTCGCGCTCCAAGATGCAGCGGCGTGCCGGTTAG
- a CDS encoding helix-turn-helix transcriptional regulator — protein MAARPRELTPDRSARHLYGAELRRHREAAGMSLARLAEVLNYSKTYLGNIETADRMTPRDLSPKLDAAFDTDGHFVRLYALAKREAHPDKYRRYMDLEAEAVDIRHYAGHLVPGVLQTEAYARALLRAGDPDASHEVIEEKVAARLGRQERLRGDQPPRLSVVMEEAVIRRPVGGPTGMREQLAALLSLMDTATTMIQILPFAHGPHGLLGGSQDLLLLRDGTRIAYSEGSNSGVVIEDHEDVDRRWRAYDRLRAYALRPRDSAALIRSAMEDHAPCEPPST, from the coding sequence ATGGCAGCACGTCCCCGCGAACTGACCCCCGACCGCTCGGCCCGCCACCTGTACGGCGCCGAGCTCCGCCGCCACCGGGAGGCGGCCGGCATGTCGCTGGCCCGCCTGGCCGAGGTCCTGAACTACAGCAAGACCTACCTGGGCAACATCGAGACGGCGGACCGGATGACGCCCCGCGATCTCTCGCCGAAGCTCGACGCGGCCTTCGACACGGACGGCCACTTCGTCCGCCTCTACGCGCTGGCGAAGCGCGAGGCCCACCCGGACAAGTACCGGCGGTACATGGACCTGGAGGCGGAGGCGGTCGACATCCGGCACTACGCGGGCCATCTGGTCCCGGGCGTTCTCCAGACCGAGGCCTACGCCCGTGCCCTGCTGCGCGCGGGCGATCCGGACGCCTCGCACGAGGTGATCGAGGAGAAGGTCGCGGCCCGGCTCGGCCGTCAGGAGCGACTCCGCGGTGACCAGCCGCCCCGCCTGTCCGTCGTCATGGAGGAGGCGGTGATACGGCGACCCGTCGGCGGTCCCACCGGGATGCGGGAGCAACTCGCCGCGCTGCTGTCGCTGATGGACACGGCGACGACGATGATCCAGATCCTGCCCTTCGCGCACGGCCCGCACGGCCTGCTCGGCGGCTCGCAGGACTTGCTGCTCCTCCGCGACGGCACACGTATCGCCTACTCGGAAGGCAGCAACTCCGGTGTGGTGATCGAGGATCACGAGGACGTGGACCGGCGGTGGCGGGCTTACGATCGGCTCAGGGCGTACGCCCTGCGGCCCCGGGACTCGGCGGCGCTGATCCGTTCTGCGATGGAGGACCACGCACCATGCGAACCGCCCTCGACCTGA
- a CDS encoding DUF397 domain-containing protein: protein MRTALDLTAARWRKSSYSNPDGGSCVEVADGFPGLVPVRDSKTPEGPVLVFPATAWKAFVQAVR from the coding sequence ATGCGAACCGCCCTCGACCTGACCGCCGCGCGGTGGCGCAAGTCCAGTTACAGCAACCCGGACGGGGGCTCGTGCGTCGAGGTGGCCGACGGCTTCCCCGGCCTCGTCCCCGTACGCGACAGCAAGACCCCCGAAGGTCCGGTCCTGGTCTTCCCGGCAACCGCCTGGAAGGCGTTTGTGCAGGCCGTCCGGTAG
- the arfB gene encoding alternative ribosome rescue aminoacyl-tRNA hydrolase ArfB: protein MDVMSGPYIIRGSVSLPEAELMWRFSRSSGPGGQHVNTSDSQVELRFDLAKTEALPPVWKDRALQRLAGRLVDGVLSVRASEHRSQWRNREAAAVRLAALLAEATAPPPKARRPTKIPRGINERRLREKKRRSETKRGRGGDWS from the coding sequence ATGGATGTCATGTCCGGGCCCTACATCATCCGCGGTTCCGTCTCCCTGCCGGAGGCCGAGCTGATGTGGCGTTTCTCCCGTTCGTCCGGTCCGGGCGGACAGCACGTCAACACCAGCGACTCCCAGGTCGAGCTCCGCTTCGACCTCGCGAAAACAGAGGCGCTCCCCCCGGTGTGGAAGGACCGCGCCCTCCAGCGCCTGGCCGGCCGCCTGGTGGACGGAGTGCTCTCCGTACGGGCCTCCGAGCACCGCTCCCAGTGGCGCAACCGCGAGGCGGCCGCGGTCCGCCTGGCCGCGCTCCTCGCGGAGGCGACGGCGCCGCCGCCGAAGGCGCGCCGCCCGACGAAGATCCCGCGCGGCATCAACGAACGGCGCCTCCGCGAGAAGAAACGCCGCAGCGAGACGAAGCGCGGCCGCGGCGGCGACTGGTCCTGA